One stretch of Pseudomonas azotoformans DNA includes these proteins:
- a CDS encoding response regulator transcription factor → MYKILIADDHPLFREAIHNVISDGFPGSDVMETADLDSALALTQEHDDLDLILLDLNMPGMHGLNGLINLRNESPTIPVVIVSAEQDKQIVLQAITYGAVGFITKSSPRLQMTEAIQQILNGNVYLPPDIIRTQKNTGQRRMNDSPGFAPELLQALTRKQLLVLERMTKGESNKQIAYTLEIAETTVKAHVSAILRKLNVHNRVQAILSAGDIDFGSYLRR, encoded by the coding sequence ATGTACAAAATTCTGATTGCCGACGATCACCCGCTGTTTCGCGAGGCGATCCATAACGTCATCAGCGACGGTTTCCCCGGCAGCGACGTGATGGAAACCGCCGACCTGGACAGCGCCCTCGCCCTGACCCAGGAACATGACGACCTCGACCTGATCCTGCTGGACCTGAACATGCCCGGCATGCACGGCCTCAACGGCCTGATCAACCTGCGCAACGAGTCGCCGACCATTCCGGTGGTGATCGTCTCGGCCGAACAGGACAAGCAGATCGTGCTACAAGCCATCACCTACGGCGCGGTGGGCTTTATCACCAAGTCGTCGCCGCGCCTGCAAATGACCGAGGCGATCCAGCAGATCCTCAACGGCAACGTCTACCTGCCGCCGGACATCATCCGTACCCAGAAAAACACCGGGCAGCGGCGCATGAACGACAGCCCAGGCTTTGCCCCCGAGCTGTTGCAGGCGCTCACACGCAAGCAGCTGCTGGTGTTGGAGCGGATGACCAAGGGTGAGTCGAACAAGCAGATCGCCTATACGCTGGAGATTGCCGAGACCACGGTTAAGGCGCATGTGTCGGCGATTTTGCGCAAGTTGAATGTGCATAACCGGGTGCAGGCGATACTCAGTGCCGGGGATATCGATTTCGGCTCGTACCTGCGCCGCTGA
- a CDS encoding PAS domain-containing hybrid sensor histidine kinase/response regulator produces MACTSTRRSPGSPLPEAGADLPAQLARLQQDNHKLARINAALIERIESGMPQGNNPYTTFQHSVVLAEQVRERTDALNQAMAELKASNHLLINARLRAETLRGEQAAAQKAQESERWIRLITDNVPALIGYLNADLVYEFTNKVYEEWYCWPRGMMLGQSLREVHSEQHCQRLDAYVARALAGESVTFEFAETNINHQERYMLRSYVPNMLASGEVVGIFVLIRDITERRRTAEALHQAYQHLEQRVAQRTSELTSLNDQLLKEIDERRRMETRLREAKLEAEQANLSKTKFLAAVSHDLLQPLNAARLFTSALLERPSEALVRNVSNSLEDVENLLGTLVDISKLDAGVIKADIAPFALSELLDNLAAEYTQLARAEGLALHFVGCSALVRSDIQLLARILRNLLSNAIRYTYQGRVVLGCRRQQQRLLIQVWDSGMGIAQERLEEIFQEFKRGDVQRPDQDRGLGLGLAIVEKIAGILGHRISVRSWPGKGSMFSVEVPLSATAPKSLPAPSMSEPLLERLQGARVWVLDNDAAICAGMRTLLEGWGCRVITALSEQDLARQVDNYHAEADLLIADYHLDDDQNGVDAVARINGRRGRAIPALMITANYSNELKQQIRELGHTLMHKPVRPMKLKTAMSHLLSRP; encoded by the coding sequence ATGGCATGCACATCAACCAGACGTTCACCGGGGTCGCCATTGCCCGAGGCCGGCGCTGACCTGCCCGCTCAACTGGCCCGGCTGCAACAGGACAACCACAAGCTGGCGCGGATCAATGCGGCGCTGATCGAGCGCATCGAGTCCGGCATGCCCCAGGGCAACAACCCCTACACCACCTTCCAGCATTCGGTGGTGCTCGCCGAGCAGGTGCGCGAGCGCACCGACGCGCTGAACCAGGCGATGGCCGAACTCAAGGCCAGCAACCACCTGCTGATCAACGCCCGGCTGCGCGCCGAAACACTGCGTGGCGAACAGGCGGCGGCGCAGAAAGCCCAGGAGAGCGAGCGCTGGATCCGCCTGATCACCGACAACGTGCCGGCGCTGATCGGCTACCTGAATGCCGACCTGGTCTACGAGTTCACCAACAAGGTCTATGAAGAATGGTACTGCTGGCCGCGCGGCATGATGCTTGGGCAGAGTCTGCGCGAAGTACACAGCGAGCAGCATTGCCAGCGCCTGGATGCCTACGTCGCCCGTGCCTTGGCGGGGGAGAGCGTGACCTTCGAGTTCGCCGAAACCAACATCAACCACCAGGAACGCTACATGCTGCGCTCCTATGTGCCGAACATGCTGGCCAGTGGCGAGGTGGTGGGAATCTTCGTGTTGATCCGCGATATCACCGAACGCCGCCGCACGGCCGAAGCCTTGCACCAGGCCTACCAGCATCTGGAACAGCGCGTGGCCCAGCGCACCTCGGAGCTTACGTCGCTCAATGACCAACTGCTCAAGGAAATTGACGAGCGCCGTCGCATGGAAACCCGCCTGCGCGAAGCCAAGCTCGAAGCCGAGCAGGCCAACCTGTCGAAAACCAAGTTTCTCGCCGCCGTCAGCCATGACCTGTTGCAACCGTTGAATGCGGCGCGGCTTTTCACCAGTGCCTTGCTGGAGCGCCCCAGCGAAGCCCTGGTGCGCAATGTGAGCAACTCACTGGAGGACGTGGAAAACCTGCTGGGGACCCTGGTGGATATTTCCAAGCTGGATGCCGGGGTGATCAAGGCCGATATCGCGCCGTTCGCCTTGAGTGAATTGCTCGACAACCTCGCCGCCGAGTACACCCAGCTGGCCCGCGCCGAAGGCTTGGCGCTGCACTTTGTCGGCTGCTCTGCGTTGGTGCGCAGCGACATCCAGTTGCTGGCGCGGATCCTGCGCAACCTGCTCAGCAATGCCATTCGCTACACCTACCAGGGGCGGGTGGTGCTGGGTTGCCGGCGTCAGCAGCAGCGCCTGTTGATCCAGGTGTGGGACAGCGGCATGGGGATTGCGCAAGAGCGCTTGGAGGAGATTTTCCAGGAGTTCAAGCGCGGCGACGTGCAGCGACCGGACCAGGACCGCGGCTTGGGCCTGGGCCTGGCCATCGTGGAAAAGATCGCCGGGATACTCGGCCATCGCATCAGCGTCAGATCCTGGCCGGGCAAAGGCTCGATGTTCTCGGTGGAGGTACCGTTAAGCGCCACGGCACCCAAGTCGCTGCCTGCGCCTTCCATGAGCGAGCCGTTGCTCGAACGCCTGCAAGGTGCGCGGGTGTGGGTGCTGGACAACGACGCGGCGATCTGCGCGGGTATGCGTACCTTGCTCGAAGGCTGGGGCTGCCGGGTGATCACGGCGCTGTCGGAACAGGACCTGGCGCGGCAGGTGGACAACTACCATGCCGAGGCGGACCTGTTGATTGCCGATTACCACCTGGACGACGACCAGAATGGCGTGGACGCCGTGGCCCGCATCAATGGACGACGCGGTCGCGCAATACCGGCGCTGATGATCACCGCCAACTACAGCAATGAATTGAAGCAGCAGATCCGTGAGTTGGGGCATACGTTGATGCACAAGCCGGTAAGGCCGATGAAGCTCAAGACCGCCATGAGCCACCTGCTCAGCCGACCCTGA
- the nosP gene encoding nitric oxide-sensing protein NosP gives MHNSEGVVSAMSQATDAGQAAEELAQQLLHPYLGFVLFFCSASYDLQALGQALQQCFGKVRVVGCTSAGEITPQGYGRNCITAVGFNHAHFSIATELIDQVEHFSLIGAQDMVERLVGGCRSNTLAPIKGNTFALTLLDGLSSREEMVLAALSAALGDIPHFGGSAGDDNFLTHTHVYFNGVFHSGAAVVVLVNTWLDFEVFTTHHILPRTEKLVVTGADSPSRRVFELNAEPAAEEYARHIGVAVADLDHRTFAAHPLAVRIHDQYYVRAIQQVHEDLSLSFYCAVENGIVLTVMTPGPLLPNLQTLFDGLHARLGDLLLTIGCDCFLRRLELEDNGTLEQLGGYLRDQRVMGFNTYGEQFNGMHINQTFTGVAIARGRR, from the coding sequence ATGCACAACAGTGAAGGCGTAGTCAGTGCCATGTCCCAGGCCACCGATGCTGGGCAGGCCGCCGAGGAATTGGCCCAGCAACTGCTGCACCCGTACCTGGGGTTTGTGCTGTTTTTCTGTTCCGCGTCCTACGACCTCCAGGCCCTTGGCCAGGCCCTGCAACAGTGCTTCGGCAAGGTGCGGGTGGTCGGCTGTACCAGCGCCGGCGAGATCACGCCCCAAGGCTACGGTCGCAACTGCATCACGGCGGTGGGCTTCAACCATGCGCACTTTTCCATCGCCACGGAGCTGATCGATCAGGTCGAGCACTTCAGCCTGATCGGTGCCCAGGACATGGTCGAGCGTCTGGTCGGCGGCTGTCGCAGCAACACCCTGGCGCCGATCAAGGGCAACACGTTTGCGCTGACCCTGCTTGACGGCCTGTCCAGCCGCGAAGAAATGGTCCTCGCCGCCCTTAGCGCGGCCCTTGGGGATATCCCGCACTTCGGCGGCTCGGCCGGTGACGACAACTTCCTCACCCACACCCACGTGTACTTCAACGGCGTGTTCCACAGCGGCGCGGCGGTGGTAGTGCTGGTCAACACCTGGCTGGATTTCGAGGTGTTCACCACCCACCACATCCTGCCGCGCACGGAAAAACTGGTGGTGACCGGCGCCGACAGCCCGTCACGCCGCGTGTTCGAGCTCAACGCCGAGCCTGCCGCCGAAGAGTACGCGCGGCATATCGGCGTGGCGGTGGCCGACCTCGACCACCGCACGTTCGCCGCCCATCCGCTGGCGGTGCGTATCCACGACCAGTACTACGTGCGCGCTATCCAGCAGGTGCATGAGGACCTCAGCCTGAGTTTCTACTGCGCGGTGGAAAACGGCATCGTGCTGACGGTCATGACGCCCGGCCCGCTCCTGCCGAACCTGCAAACCCTGTTCGACGGCCTGCATGCGCGCCTTGGCGACCTGCTGCTGACCATCGGCTGCGACTGCTTTTTGCGCCGCCTGGAGCTGGAAGACAACGGCACCCTCGAACAGCTCGGTGGTTACTTGCGGGACCAGCGGGTGATGGGTTTCAACACCTACGGAGAACAGTTCAATGGCATGCACATCAACCAGACGTTCACCGGGGTCGCCATTGCCCGAGGCCGGCGCTGA
- a CDS encoding sulfite exporter TauE/SafE family protein, whose protein sequence is MLLASVLGLLMGLVMGLTGAGGGILGVPALVLGLGLSMTQAAPVSLLAVGAAAAVGAVDGLRHGLVRYRAALLIALLGALFSPVGVYLAHQLPEALLMGLFSALMVLVAWRMLQREKREAGPSDHGTASWGQKNCMLDQQTGRLAWTAKCSATLAALGAVTGAVSGLLGVGGGFLIVPAFKQLTDVQMRGIVATSLMVISLLSLIGVAGALHAGVRIEPVGWVFIGASIVGMLAGRRLCSVIPARALQVGFASLCVVVAAGMLFNALR, encoded by the coding sequence ATGCTGCTCGCCAGTGTGTTGGGCTTGTTGATGGGCCTGGTCATGGGGCTGACCGGCGCCGGTGGCGGCATCCTCGGGGTGCCGGCGCTGGTGCTGGGCCTGGGCTTGAGCATGACCCAGGCCGCGCCGGTGTCGTTGCTCGCCGTCGGCGCGGCGGCGGCGGTGGGGGCGGTCGATGGTTTGCGCCATGGCCTGGTGCGTTATCGCGCCGCGTTGCTGATCGCCTTGCTCGGTGCGCTGTTTTCGCCGGTGGGGGTGTATCTCGCCCACCAATTGCCGGAAGCCCTGTTGATGGGCCTGTTCAGTGCATTGATGGTGCTGGTGGCCTGGCGCATGTTGCAGCGCGAAAAACGCGAGGCAGGGCCGAGTGACCATGGCACCGCCTCCTGGGGCCAGAAGAACTGCATGCTCGACCAGCAGACCGGGCGCCTGGCCTGGACCGCCAAATGCAGCGCGACCCTGGCCGCCCTCGGCGCGGTGACCGGCGCGGTGTCCGGCCTGCTGGGTGTGGGCGGCGGTTTCCTGATCGTGCCAGCGTTCAAGCAGCTCACCGACGTGCAGATGCGCGGCATCGTTGCCACCTCCCTGATGGTGATCAGCCTGCTGTCGTTGATCGGCGTGGCCGGCGCGTTGCATGCCGGTGTGCGCATCGAGCCGGTGGGCTGGGTGTTTATCGGCGCGAGCATCGTCGGCATGCTCGCCGGTCGGCGCCTGTGTTCGGTGATCCCCGCGCGTGCCCTGCAGGTCGGTTTTGCCAGTCTGTGTGTCGTGGTGGCGGCTGGAATGCTATTCAACGCCTTGCGTTGA
- a CDS encoding NAD(P)/FAD-dependent oxidoreductase, with product MTDQHWGPTISGDIVVIGGGSAGIGLLASLLKRDPHLHITLIEPSDHHCYQPAWTLVGGGAYDVKKTRRPLADVLPNGVTWVQAAVTELLPDEQTLVLDSGQRVTWNNLIVCPGLRLAWEKVEGLQDTLGQHGVTSNYSYEHAAYTWQLVRQLKGGKAIFTQPAMPIKCAGAPQKAMYLSCDHWLKQGTLKHIDVEFNLAGAALFGVATFVPPLMKYVEKYNARLAFNTNLVKVDGPARKAWFEVKDTEGNVRIEEKAFDLLHVVPPQVSPDFIRQSPLADAAGWFEVNPHSLQHLRYPPIFGLGDVCGTTNAKTAAAVRKQIVVVAENLLALRKQAPLPLKYDGYGSCPLTVEKGKVVLAEFGYGGKLLPTFPLDPTRARRSMWFLKATLLPWFYWNGMLKGREWLTRLSKVD from the coding sequence ATGACCGACCAACACTGGGGCCCTACCATCAGTGGCGATATCGTAGTCATCGGCGGCGGCTCGGCGGGCATTGGCCTGCTGGCCAGCCTGCTCAAGCGCGACCCCCACCTGCATATCACCCTGATCGAACCGAGCGACCACCATTGCTACCAGCCCGCCTGGACCCTGGTGGGCGGCGGTGCCTACGACGTGAAAAAGACCCGCCGCCCACTGGCTGACGTCTTGCCCAATGGCGTCACCTGGGTACAGGCCGCCGTCACCGAACTGCTGCCCGATGAGCAGACCCTGGTGCTCGACAGCGGCCAGCGCGTCACCTGGAACAACCTGATCGTCTGCCCCGGCCTGCGCCTGGCCTGGGAAAAGGTCGAAGGGCTGCAAGACACCCTCGGCCAGCATGGCGTCACGTCCAACTACAGCTATGAACATGCGGCCTACACCTGGCAACTGGTGCGGCAGCTCAAGGGCGGCAAGGCAATCTTTACCCAGCCGGCGATGCCGATCAAATGCGCGGGTGCGCCGCAAAAAGCCATGTACCTGTCCTGCGATCACTGGCTCAAACAGGGCACGCTGAAACACATCGACGTCGAATTCAACCTGGCCGGCGCCGCGCTGTTCGGGGTGGCGACCTTTGTGCCGCCGCTGATGAAGTATGTGGAAAAGTACAACGCCCGCCTGGCGTTCAATACCAACCTGGTGAAAGTCGACGGCCCAGCCCGCAAGGCCTGGTTCGAAGTGAAGGACACCGAGGGCAACGTCCGCATCGAAGAGAAAGCCTTCGACCTGCTGCACGTGGTCCCACCCCAAGTGTCGCCGGATTTCATCCGCCAAAGCCCACTGGCCGACGCCGCCGGTTGGTTTGAGGTGAACCCCCATAGCCTGCAGCACCTGCGCTATCCGCCTATCTTCGGCCTGGGCGACGTGTGTGGCACCACCAACGCCAAGACCGCCGCAGCGGTGCGCAAGCAAATCGTAGTGGTTGCCGAAAACCTGCTGGCCCTGCGCAAACAGGCGCCGTTGCCGCTCAAATACGACGGCTACGGCTCCTGCCCGCTGACGGTGGAGAAGGGCAAGGTGGTGCTGGCCGAGTTTGGCTATGGCGGCAAGCTGCTGCCGACCTTTCCCCTGGACCCGACCCGGGCGCGCCGTTCGATGTGGTTCCTCAAGGCGACCTTGCTGCCGTGGTTCTACTGGAACGGCATGCTCAAGGGCCGCGAATGGCTGACCCGCCTGAGCAAGGTGGACTGA
- a CDS encoding ArsR/SmtB family transcription factor: MESTLSEGEVAQLRASASKACSLLKALANEDRLLILCQLTQGERNVGELEALTGVRQPTLSQQLGILRDEGLVATRREGKYIFYGLASHEVIQVMKTLSGLYCGAVIKSWA; this comes from the coding sequence ATGGAATCTACTCTGAGTGAAGGCGAAGTCGCCCAGTTGCGCGCATCGGCGTCCAAGGCCTGTTCCTTGCTCAAGGCCCTGGCCAATGAGGACCGTTTGTTGATCCTGTGCCAGTTGACCCAGGGCGAGCGCAATGTCGGCGAGCTGGAAGCCCTCACCGGTGTGCGCCAACCCACGCTGTCACAACAGTTGGGCATCCTGCGCGACGAAGGGTTGGTGGCCACCCGTCGGGAAGGCAAATACATTTTCTACGGGCTGGCCAGCCATGAAGTGATTCAAGTGATGAAGACCCTGTCCGGGCTGTATTGCGGCGCGGTCATAAAAAGCTGGGCGTGA
- a CDS encoding MBL fold metallo-hydrolase, which yields MPALIQAFLDEASSTYTYVVYETDGGPCAIVDSVLNYDPASGRTDTAQADNVIAFVREHALQVQWLLETHAHADHLSAAPYLRRTLGGKIAIGQSISKVQGVFKHLFNLEPEFRVDGSQFDHLFAPDEVFHIGNLKAQALHVPGHTPADMAYLIDGRLILVGDTLFMPDVGTARCDFPGGDARQLYASMRKLLAFPVETELYVCHDYPPEGREAKCQTTVAEQRAGNIHVHDGVDEAAFVEMRTQRDAGLGMPTLLLPAIQVNVRAGNLPPAEANGVVYLKIPLNQL from the coding sequence ATGCCAGCGTTGATTCAAGCCTTTCTGGACGAGGCATCGTCGACCTACACCTACGTCGTCTATGAAACCGACGGCGGCCCGTGCGCCATTGTCGACTCAGTACTCAACTACGACCCGGCCTCGGGGCGTACCGATACCGCCCAGGCCGATAACGTCATCGCCTTCGTGCGCGAGCACGCTTTGCAGGTGCAGTGGCTGCTGGAAACCCACGCCCACGCCGACCACCTGTCGGCCGCGCCCTACCTGCGCCGCACCTTGGGCGGCAAGATCGCGATTGGCCAGTCCATCAGCAAAGTCCAGGGCGTGTTCAAGCACCTGTTCAACCTGGAGCCGGAGTTCCGTGTGGATGGCTCGCAGTTCGACCACCTGTTTGCGCCGGATGAGGTGTTTCATATCGGTAACCTCAAGGCCCAGGCACTGCATGTGCCGGGGCATACGCCGGCGGACATGGCCTACCTGATCGACGGTCGATTGATCCTGGTGGGCGACACGCTGTTCATGCCGGATGTCGGCACCGCGCGCTGTGATTTCCCCGGCGGGGATGCGCGGCAGTTGTATGCATCGATGCGCAAATTGCTGGCCTTTCCAGTGGAAACCGAGTTGTACGTGTGCCATGACTACCCGCCTGAAGGCCGTGAGGCCAAATGCCAGACCACCGTGGCCGAGCAGCGCGCAGGCAATATCCATGTGCATGACGGGGTGGATGAAGCGGCGTTTGTCGAGATGCGCACCCAACGCGACGCCGGGCTGGGCATGCCGACGCTGTTGCTGCCGGCGATCCAGGTGAATGTGCGGGCGGGCAACCTGCCCCCCGCCGAAGCTAACGGTGTGGTGTACCTGAAGATTCCGCTCAACCAGCTCTGA
- a CDS encoding methyl-accepting chemotaxis protein has product MSMRALKLNFRTTLCFGVVCFLLLIQGAMTLIKVDKVYSSTVEIQNNWLPSIRLAGQIDSTFYKLRLDLRRYAMEYADKDPASLEKLKAVRAEVLQVAEHYGTLVSSPEERTKYDQALSEIKNYSQKMDEFLAQASSFSAEQMAVYLRDVNGPIARQVQASISDLIAINEQGSKNAVQAAASEHDAARLFTWVLMVSSVLIAVVVARLLTRSIINPVRELLVSTGKIADGDLRVAITISGNDELTELQKSTATMQMNLKSTLQHISEASGQLASAAEEMSAITRESTAGIERQSLETDQAATAVNQMTAAVEEVARNAVSASQSTQDSQRSASVGMERVTQTIASIDKLSTTVQQTGVEVEGLAKQAQDIARVVEVIRSIAEQTNLLALNAAIEAARAGEQGRGFAVVADEVRALAHRTQTSTQEIEQMIAKIQSCSSEAVASMVLNRNEAVDSLKVAHEAGVAITQITQAITDINERNLMIATASEEQAQVARSVDQNLISIRDLSIQSSSAAGQTSVASQELSRLAVDLKQIVAKFAVS; this is encoded by the coding sequence ATGTCCATGAGAGCCTTGAAGTTGAACTTTCGTACCACATTGTGCTTCGGTGTGGTGTGTTTCCTGCTGTTAATACAAGGCGCAATGACGCTGATAAAAGTCGATAAGGTGTATTCATCGACGGTCGAAATACAAAACAACTGGCTGCCCAGCATTCGTCTGGCCGGCCAGATAGATTCGACGTTTTACAAACTTCGCCTGGACCTGCGGCGTTACGCCATGGAATACGCGGACAAGGACCCTGCCTCCCTGGAAAAACTCAAGGCGGTTCGCGCCGAAGTACTGCAAGTTGCCGAGCATTATGGAACGCTGGTATCGAGCCCCGAGGAGCGTACCAAGTACGACCAGGCACTGAGCGAGATAAAAAACTACAGCCAGAAGATGGATGAATTCCTCGCGCAAGCCTCCAGCTTTTCCGCGGAACAAATGGCGGTGTATTTGCGCGACGTCAACGGCCCCATTGCTCGCCAAGTGCAGGCCTCCATCAGTGATTTGATTGCGATCAATGAACAGGGCTCGAAGAACGCGGTGCAAGCCGCCGCCAGTGAGCATGATGCGGCGCGGTTGTTCACATGGGTGTTGATGGTCAGTTCGGTGTTGATCGCCGTGGTGGTGGCCCGCTTGCTGACCCGCAGCATTATCAATCCGGTGCGGGAGCTGCTGGTGTCGACCGGCAAGATTGCCGACGGCGATTTGCGTGTGGCCATTACCATCAGCGGCAATGACGAACTGACCGAGCTGCAAAAGTCGACCGCTACCATGCAGATGAACCTGAAAAGCACGTTGCAGCATATCTCGGAGGCGTCCGGGCAGTTGGCGTCGGCAGCCGAGGAGATGAGTGCGATCACCCGTGAGTCCACTGCCGGCATTGAGCGCCAAAGCCTGGAGACGGATCAGGCTGCCACGGCGGTCAACCAGATGACGGCGGCGGTCGAGGAGGTGGCGAGGAATGCGGTGTCTGCGTCCCAGTCGACGCAGGACTCGCAGCGTTCGGCAAGTGTGGGGATGGAGCGTGTGACGCAAACCATTGCTTCGATTGACAAGTTGAGCACCACGGTGCAGCAAACCGGGGTGGAAGTTGAAGGGCTGGCTAAACAGGCCCAAGACATCGCCCGGGTGGTCGAGGTGATTCGCTCCATCGCCGAGCAGACCAATCTGCTTGCCTTGAACGCAGCGATTGAAGCAGCGAGGGCGGGAGAACAAGGGCGGGGCTTTGCGGTGGTCGCCGATGAAGTGCGGGCGCTGGCCCACAGGACGCAAACATCGACCCAGGAAATCGAACAGATGATTGCGAAAATCCAGAGCTGTTCGAGCGAAGCAGTGGCCTCCATGGTCCTCAATCGCAATGAAGCGGTGGACTCGTTGAAGGTTGCCCATGAAGCCGGCGTGGCGATCACCCAGATCACCCAAGCCATTACCGATATCAATGAGCGTAACCTGATGATTGCAACCGCGTCGGAAGAACAGGCGCAGGTGGCGCGTTCCGTTGACCAGAACCTGATCAGCATCCGCGACCTGTCCATCCAGAGTTCGTCGGCCGCCGGTCAGACATCGGTGGCCAGCCAGGAACTGTCCAGGCTCGCGGTGGACTTGAAGCAGATCGTGGCGAAGTTTGCGGTGAGTTGA
- the bkdR gene encoding Bkd operon transcriptional regulator BkdR: MRKLDRTDIGILNALQENARITNADLARSVNLSPTPCFNRVKAMEELGLIRDQVTLLDADLLGLHVNVFIHVSLEKQNELALQQFEGAIADRPEVMECYLMAGDPDYLIRVLVPTIQSLERFMMDFLTKVPGVANIRSSFALKQVRYKTALPLPRDGLMV, translated from the coding sequence ATGCGCAAACTGGACCGTACCGATATCGGCATTCTCAACGCCCTGCAGGAGAATGCACGGATCACCAACGCCGACCTGGCCCGCTCGGTCAACCTGTCGCCCACGCCTTGTTTCAACCGGGTCAAGGCGATGGAAGAACTGGGCCTGATTCGTGACCAGGTCACGCTGCTGGACGCCGACCTGCTGGGGCTGCACGTCAATGTGTTCATCCACGTGAGCCTGGAAAAGCAGAATGAGCTGGCGTTGCAGCAGTTCGAAGGGGCGATTGCGGACCGCCCGGAAGTGATGGAGTGCTACCTGATGGCCGGAGACCCGGACTACCTCATCCGGGTATTGGTGCCGACTATCCAGTCGCTGGAGCGTTTCATGATGGACTTTTTGACCAAGGTGCCGGGTGTCGCCAATATCCGGTCCAGTTTTGCACTTAAACAAGTGCGATATAAAACAGCGCTGCCGTTACCACGGGATGGACTAATGGTATGA
- a CDS encoding 3-methyl-2-oxobutanoate dehydrogenase (2-methylpropanoyl-transferring) subunit alpha, whose product MTQQYEPLRLHVPEPSGRPGCKTDFTYLRLTDAGTVRKPAIDVEPADIADLAKGLIRVLDDQGQALGPWAEGVPVEILRKGMRAMLKTRIFDNRMVVAQRQKKMSFYMQSLGEEAIGSAQALALNIDDMCFPTYRQQSILMAREVPLVDLICQLLSNERDPLKGRQLPIMYSVKDAGFFTISGNLATQFVQGVGWGMASAIKGDTKIASAWIGDGATAESDFHTALTFAHVYRAPVILNVVNNQWAISTFQAIAGGEATTFAGRGVGCGIASLRVDGNDFIAVYAASAWAAERARRNLGPTLIEWVTYRAGPHSTSDDPSKYRPADDWSHFPLGDPIARLKQHLIRIGQWSEEEHAAASAELEAEVIAAQKQAEQYGTLAGGQIPSAATMFEDVYKEMPEHLKRQRQELGV is encoded by the coding sequence ATGACCCAGCAGTATGAACCACTGCGCCTGCACGTCCCTGAACCCTCGGGCCGCCCAGGCTGCAAGACCGACTTCACCTACCTGCGCCTGACCGACGCAGGCACCGTGCGCAAACCCGCCATCGACGTAGAACCCGCCGACATCGCCGACCTGGCCAAGGGCCTGATCCGCGTGCTCGACGACCAGGGCCAGGCCCTCGGCCCATGGGCTGAAGGTGTGCCGGTGGAGATCCTGCGCAAAGGCATGCGCGCCATGCTCAAGACGCGGATCTTCGACAACCGCATGGTGGTCGCCCAGCGTCAGAAAAAAATGTCGTTCTACATGCAGAGCCTTGGCGAAGAAGCCATCGGCAGCGCCCAGGCCCTGGCCTTGAACATCGACGACATGTGCTTCCCCACCTACCGCCAGCAAAGCATCCTGATGGCTCGCGAAGTGCCACTGGTGGACCTGATCTGCCAGTTACTGTCCAACGAGCGCGACCCGCTCAAGGGCCGCCAGTTGCCGATCATGTACTCGGTCAAGGACGCTGGTTTCTTCACCATTTCCGGCAACCTCGCCACCCAATTCGTACAAGGCGTGGGTTGGGGCATGGCCTCGGCGATCAAGGGCGATACCAAGATCGCCTCCGCCTGGATCGGCGACGGCGCCACCGCCGAATCCGACTTCCACACCGCCCTCACCTTCGCCCATGTGTACCGTGCGCCGGTGATCCTCAACGTGGTCAACAACCAGTGGGCCATCTCCACCTTCCAGGCCATCGCCGGAGGTGAAGCAACGACCTTCGCCGGACGCGGCGTCGGTTGCGGCATCGCCTCCCTGCGTGTGGACGGCAACGACTTCATCGCGGTGTACGCCGCTTCCGCCTGGGCTGCCGAGCGTGCGCGCCGCAACCTCGGGCCAACGCTGATCGAGTGGGTCACCTACCGCGCCGGTCCGCACTCCACCTCGGATGATCCTTCCAAATACCGCCCCGCCGACGACTGGAGCCACTTCCCCCTGGGCGATCCGATCGCCCGCCTCAAGCAGCACCTGATCAGGATTGGCCAGTGGTCCGAAGAGGAACACGCGGCGGCCAGTGCCGAACTTGAAGCCGAAGTGATTGCCGCGCAAAAACAGGCCGAACAGTACGGCACCCTGGCCGGCGGCCAGATTCCAAGCGCCGCGACCATGTTCGAGGACGTCTATAAAGAGATGCCGGAGCACTTGAAGCGCCAGCGTCAAGAGTTGGGGGTCTGA